A region of the Desulfobacter postgatei 2ac9 genome:
CCAACGCCTCGGGCCATCGGATCATGAATATCCATCCGGCCCTGCTGCCTGCATTCCCCGGTACCGACGGATACGGGGAGACCTTCCGGTATGGCTGCAAAATTGGTGGATGTACGGTTCACTTTGTTGACTACGGGGAAGATACAGGTCCCATCATCGGCCAGAAGGCATTTGAAATAGCCGATGGTGATACACTGGAGGATGTTAAAGAAAAAGGACTGCAAAAGGAGTGGGAACTTTATCCTGCCTGTATTCAGAAATTTGCCCAATCCCGCTGATGGATTTTCTGGTTGGCGCAATCAAAAAATCAGGGAGAAGCAAAAAAAGAATCCGCCATTTTTAAGGCGTCCATGTAAAAGACAGGTAGTTTTTGAATCAGTTGAGAATCTTTGTCTGCCTGAAACCGCGCATGGTCCCACTTTCCCTGTTCAAAGCTTGTGACAAGGTCATTGAGCTGGCTGAACATGCGGTCTTTGCCTAAAAGTGCATCCTTGATTTTTTCAGACAGGGCAATTTTTTCAAGAATGTCTTCCATGGGCATATCCAAAATGGCATCCATGCTTGAAAACAGCCCCACAGTGAACAATTCTCCCGGCGTAAACCGGGTTTTAATCACATCAGCGCATTGTTCGTACATTCGGGCCTTGATCATTGAAGACCGGATCAGCTCATTGGGCTTTTTCGGGTTCATTTCCGATACCACCACCACAGTGATAAATTTTTTCAATTCCTGCAGGCCCAAAAAAATGATGGCATCCTTGATCGTGTCTACGGCCGTGGGGCGCTTAAAATACGCTGAATTGATAAACGTCAAAAGCTTGAAAGAGATGGCCACATCATTTTTGATCATGTTCTCTATGACATTTAAGGCCAGTTCCTGCTTTGAGACCTCATTTAACAGTTTTAGGTTGGTGACCTGGTTGGCGGCCAGGCCTTTGTGTGATATAACTTCGGGTTTTGAAAAAAAATATCCCTGAAAAAGCTGGAACCCCATGGCTTTAGCCTGTTCAAACGCTTCGTGGGTCTCCACCTTTTCACACAACAGTGTAATATGCTTGAGGTCATTTTCTATGGATCTAAGAACCGGGCCCAGGGTGTCCAGAGGTGTGGCCATAATATCAAACTTGATCATGTCGCACAGCTGAATCATTTCACTGAATTTATGATCATAAACAAAATCATCCAGGGCAATCCTGAAGCCTTGGGATTTAAGAGACTTTAAGGCATTGATGATTTCTGGTTCAGGCTCAATGTCTTCTAAGACCTCAATGATAATATGCTCTTTGGGGAAAAGAAGCGGTGTCTGCTTGAGCAGAAGATCCCGGGTAAAATTGATCAGTCCGGGCTTGCCGGAAAGGATGTCATTGATTCCAAAGGAGAAAAAAGTGTTGGACAGCACACCGGATGTGGCCACAGACCCGTCGATATTTGGGAATACATTATCCAGGCCGAGCCTGAATAAAAGTTCATAACCAAAAATTTTTTTATCTGAAGTGAATACAGGCTGGCGTGCAACAAAAATATCCATTGGATCTGAAACTCCTTTTTAATCAGGACAAAAGTTTAATCAGGACAAAAGTTTAATCATCAACGGCAGGGCCGTCATGGTGCCGATGGAGGAGCCAAGATTGGTGAACACCACCACCAGCAGAATTCTAGTGACATTATTCCGCCAGAATCCCTTGACGGAGGTGATATCCTGAGGGATCGCCTCAAGATCGCGCACCTTGGGTTTGCGTGCAAATGCCTCCACAAGGCCTGCCACCCAGCCTGCTGCGATCATGGGGTTCAGGGAGGTAATCGGGGCGGCCACAAAGGATGATAAAATGGTGTATGGGTGGGCCAGGGCGATGAGTGCGCCGATGCCGGCAAAAATGCCGTTGGCCAGAACCCAGATCCAGATCATGTCGGTTCCGGCGCCTTTACCCTCCATGAGAAATCCGGCAATGAAAAGCATGACGATCAGGCCCGGGATGAGCCATTTCAATATCTTTCCCACCTTACCGGCAGGCGGGAGTGTTTTGAGTGCGGCAAGGTCTATGGGGGTATCTTGATTGATATATTCTAAAATTCCGGGGACATGGGCCGCACCCACAACCGCCACGATTTTGTCTCCCTGCGCACTTCGTATGTTTTCGGCCAGGAACTGGTCCCGTTCATTAATCAGCACTTTCCCAATAATGGGATGATCCTCTTTGACTTCCGAAAGCAGCGATTGAAGGATGTCCTGGTGCTTCATCTTTTCAATGTCTGTCTCTTCAATCTCTTCGGATTGGCCAAACGACAGCACCATGGCAAATATCAGTTTTGTTTTTTCCCAGAATCCCATGCCCCGCCATATCCGGGAAAGGGTGGTCTGAATTTCCCTGTCCGCAGGGACGATAGCCGCACCTGCTTTTTCTGCAGCAGCAATGGCATTGATCATCTCCTGGCCGGGTTTGATGCCGAATTTATCGGCTATTTTTTTCTGGAACGAGGCCAGCAAAAGATTCATAAACAGCATCAGGGCCTTTTTTTCCTTGATGATCTTTACAATATCCATGTTCTGCCATCTGTCTTTATCCCGGATGGCAGCCAGGCGATTGCCGCACAACTCCACACATACGGTATCAGGCTGTTCTGATTCTATGGTGTCCAAAACCAGCTGGGCGCTGTGCCGGGATACATGGGCTGTTCCGATAAGGATGATCTG
Encoded here:
- a CDS encoding EAL and HDOD domain-containing protein; protein product: MDIFVARQPVFTSDKKIFGYELLFRLGLDNVFPNIDGSVATSGVLSNTFFSFGINDILSGKPGLINFTRDLLLKQTPLLFPKEHIIIEVLEDIEPEPEIINALKSLKSQGFRIALDDFVYDHKFSEMIQLCDMIKFDIMATPLDTLGPVLRSIENDLKHITLLCEKVETHEAFEQAKAMGFQLFQGYFFSKPEVISHKGLAANQVTNLKLLNEVSKQELALNVIENMIKNDVAISFKLLTFINSAYFKRPTAVDTIKDAIIFLGLQELKKFITVVVVSEMNPKKPNELIRSSMIKARMYEQCADVIKTRFTPGELFTVGLFSSMDAILDMPMEDILEKIALSEKIKDALLGKDRMFSQLNDLVTSFEQGKWDHARFQADKDSQLIQKLPVFYMDALKMADSFFASP
- a CDS encoding TraB/GumN family protein, whose protein sequence is MSENPMDHNDIHILDRDGKQIILIGTAHVSRHSAQLVLDTIESEQPDTVCVELCGNRLAAIRDKDRWQNMDIVKIIKEKKALMLFMNLLLASFQKKIADKFGIKPGQEMINAIAAAEKAGAAIVPADREIQTTLSRIWRGMGFWEKTKLIFAMVLSFGQSEEIEETDIEKMKHQDILQSLLSEVKEDHPIIGKVLINERDQFLAENIRSAQGDKIVAVVGAAHVPGILEYINQDTPIDLAALKTLPPAGKVGKILKWLIPGLIVMLFIAGFLMEGKGAGTDMIWIWVLANGIFAGIGALIALAHPYTILSSFVAAPITSLNPMIAAGWVAGLVEAFARKPKVRDLEAIPQDITSVKGFWRNNVTRILLVVVFTNLGSSIGTMTALPLMIKLLS